A part of Rhodohalobacter barkolensis genomic DNA contains:
- a CDS encoding carbon-nitrogen hydrolase family protein, producing the protein MTPGSVTISLAQIPVIKGALKENVKIHLSYISESSYFGADVVVFPELSLTGYELELADQLSFQQEPNEFRVLSESSVEYNIVVIAGCPLINKKSKPSIGAVICFPNGDIEFYSKQYLHTGEDAYCSTGTEDYLFSINKHRIALAICADYSNPRHSANAVTNGADMYVASALISEPAYQADARILSNIASGYKIPVLLSNHISQTGGWPACGKNTVWDSSGEVVITSGDKDECIVLCTFFDDSFNGTIEKTTVG; encoded by the coding sequence ATGACTCCTGGTTCTGTTACAATTAGTCTGGCACAAATCCCGGTAATAAAAGGTGCTCTTAAGGAAAACGTAAAGATTCATTTATCATATATTTCTGAATCCTCGTACTTTGGCGCTGATGTGGTTGTTTTTCCTGAACTTTCACTGACAGGATACGAGTTAGAACTTGCTGATCAACTATCATTTCAACAAGAACCCAACGAGTTTAGGGTGTTATCCGAATCATCAGTAGAATACAACATAGTTGTTATAGCAGGGTGCCCGTTGATAAATAAAAAAAGTAAGCCGTCAATCGGTGCTGTGATCTGTTTTCCAAATGGAGATATTGAGTTTTACTCTAAGCAATATTTGCATACAGGCGAGGATGCCTATTGCTCAACTGGCACTGAAGACTACCTGTTTTCCATTAATAAACATCGAATAGCCTTGGCTATTTGCGCTGATTATTCCAATCCCAGACACTCTGCAAATGCCGTTACAAACGGGGCGGATATGTATGTTGCAAGCGCATTAATTTCAGAACCCGCTTATCAAGCAGATGCGAGGATTTTATCCAATATTGCCTCTGGATATAAAATACCAGTCCTTTTATCCAATCATATTTCACAAACAGGAGGTTGGCCTGCTTGCGGCAAAAATACAGTTTGGGATTCATCAGGTGAAGTAGTTATAACCTCAGGCGATAAAGATGAGTGTATTGTCCTGTGCACTTTCTTTGATGATAGTTTTAATGGCACCATAGAGAAGACAACAGTTGGTTAA